A genomic window from Brassica oleracea var. oleracea cultivar TO1000 chromosome C8, BOL, whole genome shotgun sequence includes:
- the LOC106311510 gene encoding uncharacterized protein LOC106311510: MGQYSYSQPSSSSNSQDLTSLLQAEAEMYTAEAEISQWNAEAIHYEPSPEGDDGIPRTCCCGSELGHGYSQTPKHPYRRYITCANADDGDCHVWKWWDVAVEEEMRDIQTELSELKGEANEREQKLLILEKRIGEFTKKKSGAKLMVFTIVLVGFFTIFSVGLVFLINVLG, encoded by the exons ATGGGACAATACAGTTACAGCCAGCCATCTTCATCATCAAACTCTCAAGACTTAACCTCCCTCCTTCAAGCCGAAGCTGAGATGTACACGGCTGAAGCTGAGATTAGTCAGTGGAATGCAGAAGCCATTCACTACGAACCATCACCAGAGGGTGATGATGGAATCCCCAGGACATGCTGCTGTGGGTCGGAGCTTGGTCACGGATATTCCCAAACTCCTAAACATCCATACCGACGGTACATTACGTGCGCCAATGCTGATGATGGAGACTGCCACGTCTGGAAATGGTGGGACGTGGCGGTGGAGGAGGAGATGAGGGACATTCAGACGGAGCTTAGTGAGCTTAAGGGTGAAGCCAATGAGCGTGAGCAGAAGCTGCTCATCCTTGAGAAGAGAATAGGCGAGTTTACAAAGAAGAAATCAGGAGCTAAGCTAATGGTCTTTACCATAGTTTTAGTAGGGTTCTTTACCATATTTTCAGTAGGGTTGGTGTTTCTTATTAATGTGCTAGGTTA A
- the LOC106309007 gene encoding uncharacterized protein LOC106309007, whose product MDHGSCVPLQASIANACNLDGWLLRGARSPAAETLQIYLTTVPLPSLISGNDSYVWLVNDSALDNYSAKLTWEALRHRAPLQQWSSYVWFKGEIPRHSSNMWLAQLDRLPTRARLSKWGTNIPTSSCLRNTYIEDREHLFFRCDWSADLWTFVCEEWDTHL is encoded by the coding sequence ATGGACCACGGGAGCTGTGTTCCCCTTCAAGCTTCCATCGCCAACGCTTGCAACTTGGATGGTTGGCTCTTACGTGGGGCAAGGTCACCTGCTGCTGAGACACTTCAAATATACCTTACTACAGTTCCTCTGCCTTCACTTATATCTGGAAACGACTCTTATGTCTGGCTTGTCAATGACTCTGCATTGGATAATTATTCAGCAAAGCTAACCTGGGAAGCCTTACGTCACAGGGCTCCGCTTCAGCAATGGTCCTCTTATGTCTGGTTCAAAGGTGAAATCCCTAGACACTCTTCCAATATGTGGCTAGCTCAGCTCGACAGGCTACCCACAAGAGCCCGTCTCTCCAAATGGGGCACCAATATTCCAACTTCTTCCTGCCTTCGTAATACCTACATTGAAGACAGAGAACACCTCTTCTTTCGCTGCGATTGGAGTGCTGATCTTTGGACATTTGTCTGCGAAGAATGGGATACTCATTTGTAG
- the LOC106311195 gene encoding uncharacterized protein LOC106311195, which yields MATYKSSGKLDLESPAVEFIEHLTRKKNHVSFFFAAVDLRFEVEPKDSETRAVTMSIHGNLTESYKTIKATFTVAPGEDMTASCLAYTFEFEKISHNIEDKKIVESLLTYISLSDVSYKRKFKHNSIDTGYPAEKYFKDFVNAFENDDEVEMGGVDWQKRTFTVSFISAPSMMENFETIKVTITIIPKKEGSRVKWSIEVEKIDDDTQEPDSFLFIACSIRETIQSKFGN from the exons ATGGCAACGTACAAATCTTCTGGGAAGCTTGACCTAGAATCTCCGGCAGTCGAATTCATTGAACACTTAACCAGAAAGAAAAATCATGTTTCATTCTTTTTTGCTGCTG TGGACTTGAGGTTCGAAGTCGAGCCGAAGGATTCGGAGACAAGAGCAGTGACCATGAGCATACATGGGAACCTCACGGAAAGCTACAAAACGATCAAAGCAACATTCACCGTCGCTCCTGGGGAAGACATGACAGCTAGCTGCCTGGCGTACACCTTTGAGTTCGAGAAGATTAGCCATAACATCGAAGATAAAAAGATCGTTGAATCTCTGCTCACGTACATCAGTTTAAGCGATGTCAGCTACAAGAGGAAATTTAAGCATAACTCCATTGACACTGGGTATCCGGCTGAAAAATACTTTAAAGATTTCGTCAACGCATTTGAAAATGATG ATGAGGTGGAGATGGGTGGTGTCGATTGGCAGAAAAGGACATTTACGGTGAGTTTCATCAGCGCTCCTTCCATGATGGAAAATTTCGAGACGATCAAAGTAACCATCACTATTATTCCGAAGAAAGAAGGTAGCCGCGTGAAATGGAGCATCGAGGTCGAGAAGATTGATGATGACACCCAAGAACCAGACTCGTTCCTCTTCATAGCCTGTTCTATCCGTGAGACCATCCAGAGCAAGTTTGGTAACTAA